From a single Rhodopirellula islandica genomic region:
- a CDS encoding sigma-70 family RNA polymerase sigma factor: MTQSLWPSGDNTEVLLQAARQGDPEAVNQLLDRHRGPIRRLVEVRLDRKVQRRVDVSDVVQEVLVEASGRLQKYLDDPVMAFHLWLRQIAWDHIIDTYRRHRVSAKRNMDREQPIAGGGRVDESSVNLAIQLCDPAMTPAAVATQREIAAQVEAAIQKLDEGDREVILMRHYEHLSNLEIAEVLDLNPPAASMRYLRAVRRLKAVLEEDKENFGVDTDSQG, encoded by the coding sequence ATGACCCAATCTTTATGGCCCTCGGGCGACAACACAGAAGTGCTGCTTCAAGCCGCACGCCAGGGCGATCCCGAAGCCGTCAACCAATTGCTCGACCGACACCGCGGCCCCATCCGTCGCCTGGTGGAGGTCCGCTTGGACCGAAAAGTCCAACGCCGCGTGGACGTCAGCGATGTCGTCCAGGAGGTTTTGGTCGAAGCCAGTGGTCGGCTTCAGAAGTACCTGGACGATCCCGTGATGGCGTTCCATTTGTGGCTCCGGCAGATTGCTTGGGACCACATCATCGACACCTACCGTCGGCACCGTGTCAGCGCCAAACGCAACATGGACCGCGAGCAACCGATCGCGGGCGGTGGGCGGGTGGATGAATCGTCTGTGAATTTGGCGATCCAGTTGTGCGACCCTGCGATGACGCCCGCCGCCGTCGCGACCCAGCGAGAAATTGCTGCTCAGGTGGAGGCCGCCATTCAAAAGTTGGACGAGGGCGACCGCGAAGTGATTCTGATGCGTCACTACGAGCACCTTTCCAACCTCGAGATCGCTGAAGTCCTCGACCTCAACCCGCCCGCCGCCAGCATGCGTTACTTGCGGGCCGTTCGTCGATTGAAAGCGGTGCTTGAAGAAGACAAAGAAAACTTCGGCGTCGACACTGACTCGCAGGGTTGA